A genomic stretch from Polyangium spumosum includes:
- a CDS encoding glycosyltransferase family 4 protein, producing the protein MKLALLCPDLVDAPHGGIPTVSRQILRQLERIAAERRVPLDFDVWALHDAHHDGRDVAREVGLKRAPQRFRSFGGSRLGMLAAAARERSNADLVFTTHIGLGPVARLLRPRHAPIVQFLHGVECWRPLPVRQRVGLWGSNLLISNSGFTLDRFHEWNPAFRGTPSRVCWLGLSRDRDSLTPVSDSLTPNPSPSRERGEGERGGDAPALSALIVGRIHPEERYKGHAELISIWPQVRRQCPGARLDIVGDGAARPDYEAQARRLGLLESGAVRFWGRIPDEELRALYQRTTVFAMPSRGEGFGLVYLEAMAAGVPCIGSLDDAAREVIVHGETGLSVRYGDQEGLARAILQLFTDAPLRDRLGRAARARVLASFTEDHFGARIWDALAELHPRAFREGAA; encoded by the coding sequence CGTATCGCCGCGGAGCGCCGCGTCCCTCTCGACTTCGACGTCTGGGCCCTGCACGACGCACATCACGACGGGCGCGACGTCGCGCGTGAGGTCGGCCTGAAGCGCGCCCCGCAGCGCTTCCGCTCCTTCGGCGGATCGCGGCTCGGCATGCTCGCCGCCGCCGCGCGCGAGCGCTCGAACGCCGACCTCGTCTTCACGACCCACATCGGCCTCGGCCCCGTCGCGCGCTTGCTGCGTCCCAGGCATGCGCCGATCGTGCAGTTCCTCCACGGCGTCGAGTGCTGGCGCCCCTTGCCCGTGCGTCAGCGCGTCGGTCTTTGGGGCTCCAACCTTTTGATCAGCAACAGTGGCTTCACGCTCGATCGGTTTCACGAGTGGAACCCTGCGTTTCGGGGCACGCCGAGTCGGGTTTGCTGGCTCGGGCTTTCGAGGGATCGGGATTCCCTCACCCCCGTGAGCGATTCCCTCACCCCCAACCCCTCTCCCTCGCGGGAGAGGGGCGAAGGGGAGAGGGGCGGAGATGCGCCTGCGCTGTCTGCGCTGATCGTCGGCCGCATCCACCCCGAGGAGCGCTACAAGGGCCACGCCGAGCTGATCTCGATCTGGCCCCAGGTCCGCCGCCAGTGTCCCGGCGCGCGCCTCGACATCGTCGGCGACGGCGCCGCGCGCCCCGACTACGAAGCCCAGGCCAGGCGCCTCGGCCTGCTCGAGAGCGGCGCCGTCCGCTTCTGGGGCCGCATCCCCGACGAGGAGCTGCGCGCCCTCTACCAGCGCACGACCGTCTTCGCCATGCCGAGCCGCGGCGAGGGGTTTGGCCTCGTCTACCTCGAAGCCATGGCCGCGGGCGTCCCTTGCATCGGCTCGCTCGACGACGCCGCGCGTGAGGTCATCGTGCACGGCGAGACCGGCCTCTCCGTGCGTTACGGCGATCAGGAGGGGCTCGCCCGCGCCATCCTCCAGCTCTTCACCGACGCGCCTCTCCGGGATCGCCTCGGCCGCGCGGCGCGCGCGCGTGTCCTCGCCTCCTTCACCGAAGACCACTTCGGCGCGCGTATCTGGGACGCGCTCGCCGAGCTCCACCCCCGAGCCTTCCGCGAAGGCGCCGCATGA
- a CDS encoding lipopolysaccharide biosynthesis protein has product MSAAGAERLGAPGMAERVLRGAAAMSVVAIVGYVGQFVLVPIGMHAWGPARYGEWTSLSALVAFLTMTDLGVQSHVVNRMCAHHARGEHDRFLDDLHSALRLQGPLAIGLWILAAIVTALLPLDTWLGITTATRVETYLTLALLGAELLLGVPLGAVRGTYRATGQLVRAAYLTALKRAVELALPAVLMLAGARFPLVALARVAWALALDAYVIRDLHKQHAWFRLTPLGGDRKAGLAMLAPGALFLLAGLGDFLSSQGNLLVVQSVIGGEEVSRFATHRNIANMGRMVSIQFTTVVWPELTALDALGDPSRLVRAHRTTAKLSGFLVGLLLLGFLPLAEPVYAAWTLKKLSLDLPTLGMLVAQAVLWGFWGVGSIALLATNRQGRLAVLLTANAALVFVLSVLLVPRFGIRGVAAASLLADLALATWLVPRAACDALGDRLGGYAREILGALGLGLLLPAALSALVWWSLPEGLARAVVVPPVFGALALGLFWIALAPEERDAARRIAGKIRRKLGGTRGDAA; this is encoded by the coding sequence ATGAGCGCGGCCGGGGCCGAGCGACTCGGCGCGCCCGGCATGGCCGAGCGAGTCCTGCGCGGCGCCGCCGCCATGAGCGTCGTCGCGATCGTCGGCTACGTCGGTCAGTTCGTCCTCGTTCCGATCGGCATGCACGCCTGGGGCCCGGCACGTTACGGCGAATGGACCTCGCTCTCGGCCCTCGTCGCGTTCTTGACGATGACCGACCTCGGCGTCCAGTCACACGTCGTCAACCGCATGTGCGCCCATCACGCGCGCGGCGAGCACGATCGATTCCTCGACGACCTGCACAGCGCGCTCCGCCTCCAGGGCCCGCTCGCGATCGGCCTCTGGATCCTCGCCGCGATCGTCACGGCGCTCCTGCCGCTCGATACGTGGCTCGGCATCACCACCGCGACACGCGTCGAGACGTACCTCACGCTCGCGCTGCTCGGCGCCGAGCTCCTCCTCGGCGTCCCGCTCGGCGCCGTCCGCGGCACCTACCGCGCCACCGGCCAGCTCGTCCGCGCCGCGTACCTCACCGCCCTCAAGCGCGCCGTCGAGCTCGCCTTGCCCGCCGTGCTCATGCTCGCCGGCGCCCGCTTCCCCCTCGTCGCACTCGCCCGCGTCGCCTGGGCCCTCGCGCTCGACGCGTACGTGATCCGCGACCTGCACAAGCAACACGCCTGGTTTCGCCTCACGCCCCTCGGCGGTGATCGCAAGGCGGGCCTCGCGATGCTCGCGCCTGGCGCGCTCTTCTTGCTCGCGGGCCTCGGCGACTTCCTCTCGAGCCAGGGCAACCTGCTCGTCGTGCAGTCCGTCATCGGCGGCGAGGAGGTCTCGCGCTTCGCGACCCACCGCAACATCGCGAACATGGGCCGCATGGTCTCGATCCAGTTCACCACCGTCGTCTGGCCCGAGCTCACCGCGCTCGACGCCCTCGGGGATCCTTCGCGGCTCGTACGCGCTCATCGCACCACGGCCAAGCTCTCGGGCTTCCTCGTGGGCCTCTTGCTCCTCGGCTTCTTGCCCCTCGCCGAGCCCGTCTACGCCGCGTGGACGCTGAAGAAACTCTCGCTCGATCTGCCCACGCTCGGCATGCTCGTCGCGCAGGCCGTCCTCTGGGGCTTCTGGGGCGTCGGTTCCATCGCGCTGCTCGCGACGAACCGCCAGGGTCGCCTCGCGGTCCTGCTCACGGCGAACGCGGCTCTCGTGTTCGTCCTGTCTGTCCTCCTCGTCCCGCGCTTCGGCATTCGGGGCGTCGCAGCGGCCTCGCTCCTCGCGGACCTCGCCCTCGCCACCTGGCTCGTCCCGCGCGCCGCCTGCGACGCGCTCGGCGACCGGCTCGGCGGTTATGCCCGCGAAATCCTCGGCGCGCTGGGCCTCGGCTTGCTCTTGCCGGCCGCGCTCTCGGCCCTCGTCTGGTGGTCGTTGCCCGAGGGCCTCGCGCGGGCCGTCGTCGTCCCGCCCGTCTTCGGCGCGCTCGCGCTCGGGCTCTTCTGGATCGCGCTCGCCCCCGAGGAGCGCGACGCGGCGAGGCGGATCGCCGGAAAGATCCGTCGAAAGCTCGGCGGCACGCGGGGAGATGCCGCATGA
- a CDS encoding NAD-dependent epimerase/dehydratase family protein, giving the protein MKDKHILVTGGFGFLGSHLVERLLVDEDARVHVVDNLSTSPLDHEAFVRRVNDPRLTYDVLSIEDFFARGSFGPYQEIYHLASVVGPVGVLGHAGKITKSITDDTYRVIDIANRTNARLCDVSTSEIYGGGRDGYCSENDSKIITPKVSVRLEYAVAKLACEIALVNTCKVSDLFAVIIRPFNIAGPRQSGKGGFVLPRFIKQCLAGEPLTVYGDGGMIRAFTHVIDVADGIVRAARHGRRGEAYNIGNPQNKISIRELAERTVRITASESRIDYVDPKALFGPLFEEANDKYPDADKAMGELGWRPRFDLDTVIRDSVEYIRAGRLD; this is encoded by the coding sequence ATGAAAGACAAACACATCCTCGTGACCGGAGGCTTCGGCTTCCTGGGCAGCCACCTCGTCGAGCGCTTGCTCGTGGACGAAGACGCGCGCGTCCACGTCGTGGACAACCTCAGCACGAGCCCCCTCGATCACGAGGCCTTCGTGCGCCGCGTGAACGATCCGCGCCTCACGTACGACGTCCTCTCCATCGAGGATTTTTTCGCGCGTGGTTCATTCGGTCCGTACCAGGAGATCTACCACCTCGCCTCGGTCGTCGGCCCTGTCGGCGTCCTCGGGCACGCCGGCAAGATCACGAAGAGCATCACGGACGACACCTACCGCGTGATCGACATCGCGAACCGCACGAACGCGCGCCTCTGCGACGTGTCCACGAGCGAGATCTACGGCGGCGGCCGCGACGGTTACTGCTCCGAGAACGACAGCAAGATCATCACGCCGAAGGTCTCGGTCCGCCTCGAGTACGCCGTGGCCAAGCTCGCGTGCGAGATCGCGCTCGTCAACACGTGCAAGGTCTCGGACCTCTTCGCCGTGATCATCCGCCCCTTCAACATCGCGGGCCCGCGCCAGTCCGGCAAGGGAGGGTTCGTCCTGCCGCGCTTCATCAAGCAATGCCTCGCGGGCGAGCCGCTCACCGTCTACGGCGACGGCGGCATGATCCGCGCCTTCACGCACGTCATCGACGTCGCCGACGGCATCGTGCGCGCCGCGCGCCACGGCCGCCGCGGCGAGGCCTACAACATCGGCAACCCGCAGAACAAGATCAGCATCCGCGAGCTCGCCGAGCGCACCGTGCGCATCACGGCCTCCGAGAGCCGCATCGATTACGTCGACCCCAAGGCCCTCTTCGGCCCGCTCTTCGAGGAGGCCAACGACAAGTACCCCGACGCCGACAAGGCCATGGGCGAGCTCGGCTGGCGTCCTCGGTTCGACCTCGACACCGTCATTCGCGACAGCGTGGAGTACATTCGTGCGGGGCGCCTCGACTGA
- a CDS encoding glycosyltransferase family 2 protein — protein sequence MPPKLSPRPEVRDGDTRPRVSVVMPTYKRARLLGATLRSILDQSFRDFELLVRDDGPGGDGTEEAVREAAAGDPRVKYHRNPKNLRMPANLNAGIEDSLGELIAVCHDHDLYHPDFLAELVRLLDRHPRALFAHTGLEMVDQDDRPLGAVHVGPWPELTRGRVWQGTMLQSFSSPVCALTLVRREAHERYGLYDPAFGFIADVEMWLRLSEHGDVAYAARPLVRVRNREDGHDVDVNPWPIHALSFAIHRKYVPRHFQGPTRLVKQAELALRADKQVLHEVASRLRHKKPIGLGASLGPLRENAGPISRALLPLVGPLESVQRLGLRVAFGVLRPKPPIAEKRS from the coding sequence TTGCCGCCGAAGCTCTCGCCGAGGCCCGAGGTCCGCGACGGAGACACGCGTCCGCGCGTCTCCGTCGTCATGCCGACGTACAAACGCGCGCGCCTGCTCGGCGCCACGCTCCGCTCGATCCTCGACCAGTCGTTTCGCGATTTCGAGCTGCTCGTCCGCGACGACGGCCCGGGCGGCGACGGCACCGAGGAGGCCGTGCGCGAGGCCGCGGCCGGTGATCCACGCGTGAAATACCACCGGAACCCGAAGAACCTGCGCATGCCGGCGAACCTCAACGCCGGCATCGAGGATTCCCTCGGCGAGCTCATCGCGGTCTGCCACGACCACGACCTCTACCACCCCGATTTCCTCGCCGAGCTCGTGCGCCTGCTCGATCGCCACCCGCGCGCCCTCTTCGCGCACACCGGCCTCGAGATGGTCGACCAGGACGACAGGCCCCTCGGCGCCGTGCACGTCGGCCCCTGGCCCGAGCTCACGCGTGGCCGGGTTTGGCAGGGCACCATGCTCCAGAGCTTCAGCTCCCCCGTCTGCGCCTTGACCCTCGTCCGGCGCGAGGCCCACGAGCGGTACGGCCTCTACGACCCTGCCTTCGGCTTCATCGCCGACGTCGAGATGTGGCTGCGCCTCTCGGAACACGGCGACGTCGCTTATGCGGCCCGCCCGCTCGTCCGCGTTCGCAACCGCGAGGACGGCCACGACGTCGACGTCAACCCCTGGCCGATCCACGCCCTCTCCTTTGCCATTCACCGCAAGTACGTGCCCCGCCATTTCCAGGGCCCCACGCGCCTCGTCAAGCAGGCCGAGCTCGCCCTGCGCGCGGACAAACAGGTCCTCCACGAGGTCGCCTCGCGCCTCCGCCACAAGAAACCCATCGGCCTCGGCGCCTCGCTCGGCCCGCTCCGCGAGAATGCGGGCCCGATCTCCCGCGCCCTCCTGCCCCTCGTGGGCCCACTCGAATCGGTTCAGCGCTTGGGGCTTCGGGTCGCCTTCGGCGTTCTGCGCCCCAAACCCCCCATTGCGGAGAAACGCTCGTGA
- a CDS encoding methyltransferase domain-containing protein, translating into MKTSLLVGQSPLGMIPRVLDEIEGTRILDVGCGVGVYGFMLRHRWQDTPIGFRQVREYDRRDPRLDEPELLSGCDLTVHNLRRTAHHRSYDELVLASADALPYPDDYVDTLLCIEVLEHLDKSAALRALRDFERIARKRIVITVPRESLDPHTGHDERAFLKLETADPDVQAWAFAETHRSAFTPAELRSLGFRCGRKVEPGPRAPLQLAMALWQTYGPPGGQLLAVKDLDKPERERRSALPPAPATTEGFPDYRPAERRPAHTPAAEVG; encoded by the coding sequence GTGAAGACCTCCCTCCTCGTCGGCCAGAGCCCCCTCGGCATGATCCCGCGTGTCCTCGACGAGATCGAGGGCACCCGGATCCTCGACGTCGGCTGCGGCGTCGGCGTCTACGGCTTCATGCTCCGGCACCGCTGGCAGGACACGCCGATCGGCTTCCGCCAGGTCCGCGAATACGACCGCCGCGACCCGCGCCTCGACGAGCCCGAGCTCCTCAGCGGCTGCGACCTCACGGTCCACAACCTCCGCCGCACCGCCCACCACCGGAGCTACGACGAGCTCGTCCTCGCCAGCGCCGACGCCCTGCCCTACCCCGACGATTACGTCGACACGCTCCTCTGCATCGAGGTCCTCGAGCACCTCGACAAAAGCGCGGCCCTCCGCGCCCTGCGCGATTTCGAGCGGATCGCCCGCAAGCGTATCGTCATCACCGTCCCGCGCGAGTCGCTCGACCCGCACACCGGCCACGACGAGCGCGCCTTCTTGAAGCTCGAGACGGCCGACCCCGACGTCCAGGCCTGGGCATTCGCCGAGACGCACCGCTCGGCCTTCACGCCGGCCGAGCTCCGCTCGCTCGGCTTTCGCTGCGGCCGCAAGGTCGAGCCGGGCCCGCGCGCCCCGCTCCAGCTCGCGATGGCCCTCTGGCAGACCTACGGCCCTCCCGGCGGCCAGCTCCTCGCCGTGAAGGACCTCGACAAACCCGAACGAGAGCGCAGGAGCGCACTCCCGCCCGCCCCCGCCACGACCGAGGGTTTCCCCGATTATCGCCCCGCGGAGCGCCGCCCCGCGCATACCCCCGCCGCCGAGGTCGGCTGA
- a CDS encoding acyltransferase family protein: MSAAASPLAAEPARIAGLDTLRFFAAAMVVMSHLGPPPVLAGLERTHPIAWFLSASYGVAWNGPAAVIVFFVISGLCIHWPSLSRRPYWPEYLVRRYVRIGVPLLASIALSSAVGIPYVGLSESILWSLQCELVYYTLYPLLLALRDRFGWRPLVALSFALSTAVIVLVDPRALPYPAYGWALQWVVGLPCWLLGCLLAERLHERPPRRHPRIWAFRLGVWLASAVALALRFHSPIGYPWTLNAFSLLVYAWLLVEIPHLAASRVPASSERLGLFSYSLYLVHLAAWELFKKYYHLKLGYLLDWSLLMALSLGASYLFFLLCEDPSQKLARRLAKSLRPKPGAPAPAA; encoded by the coding sequence ATGAGCGCCGCCGCCTCTCCCCTCGCCGCCGAGCCGGCCCGCATTGCCGGCCTCGACACGCTCCGCTTCTTCGCGGCGGCGATGGTCGTCATGAGCCACCTCGGCCCGCCGCCCGTGCTCGCGGGCCTCGAGCGCACGCACCCCATTGCCTGGTTCCTCTCGGCCTCGTATGGCGTCGCCTGGAACGGCCCGGCCGCGGTGATCGTCTTCTTCGTCATCTCGGGCCTCTGCATTCACTGGCCGAGCCTCTCGCGCCGCCCGTACTGGCCCGAGTATCTCGTCCGCCGCTACGTCCGGATCGGCGTTCCTCTCCTCGCCTCGATCGCCCTCTCGTCCGCCGTCGGCATCCCTTACGTCGGCCTCTCCGAATCGATCCTCTGGAGCCTCCAGTGCGAGCTCGTCTACTACACGCTCTACCCGCTCCTCCTCGCGCTGCGTGATCGCTTCGGCTGGCGCCCGCTCGTCGCCCTCTCCTTCGCCCTCTCCACCGCGGTGATCGTCCTCGTCGATCCGCGCGCGCTCCCATACCCTGCGTATGGCTGGGCATTACAATGGGTCGTCGGCTTGCCCTGCTGGCTGCTCGGCTGCCTGCTCGCCGAGCGGCTCCACGAGCGACCGCCCCGAAGACACCCTCGTATCTGGGCCTTTCGCCTCGGCGTCTGGCTCGCGAGCGCGGTCGCCCTCGCGCTCCGGTTCCATTCTCCGATCGGTTATCCCTGGACGCTGAACGCCTTCTCGTTGCTCGTTTATGCGTGGCTCCTCGTGGAGATCCCGCACCTCGCCGCCTCGCGCGTGCCTGCCTCTTCGGAGCGCCTCGGCCTCTTCAGCTACTCGCTCTACCTCGTCCACCTCGCGGCGTGGGAGCTCTTCAAGAAATACTACCACCTGAAGCTCGGCTACCTCCTCGACTGGTCGCTCCTCATGGCCCTCTCGCTCGGCGCCTCGTACCTGTTTTTCCTGCTCTGCGAGGACCCTTCCCAGAAGCTCGCGCGGCGCCTCGCGAAATCGCTCCGCCCGAAGCCCGGGGCGCCCGCCCCGGCGGCCTGA
- a CDS encoding DUF4280 domain-containing protein, which translates to MAVQVAMGATAMCSFGMAPASIMVLPANAVMATTPAGNIADSAPVVNVPPFGACTSMANPTVASATAAALGVLTPMPCVPVPAGTWLPGSTKVLLKSLPTLHNTCKLMCSYGGVIQILSPGQFKVMAGG; encoded by the coding sequence ATGGCCGTTCAAGTCGCCATGGGCGCGACCGCGATGTGCAGCTTCGGCATGGCTCCCGCCTCGATCATGGTCCTGCCCGCGAACGCGGTCATGGCCACGACGCCCGCCGGCAACATCGCCGACAGCGCGCCGGTCGTCAACGTCCCCCCCTTCGGCGCTTGCACCTCGATGGCGAATCCCACGGTCGCCTCGGCCACGGCCGCTGCATTGGGCGTCCTCACCCCCATGCCCTGCGTCCCCGTCCCCGCGGGCACGTGGCTCCCCGGCAGCACCAAGGTCCTGCTGAAGAGCCTGCCCACCCTCCACAACACCTGCAAACTCATGTGCTCCTATGGCGGCGTCATCCAGATCCTGAGCCCCGGCCAGTTCAAGGTCATGGCCGGCGGATGA